A window of Corallococcus macrosporus DSM 14697 contains these coding sequences:
- a CDS encoding glycogen/starch/alpha-glucan phosphorylase, whose amino-acid sequence MAPPASASQQPRPAQPATTDDSGLGNDAASLRRSFLDHVRYSRGKNYESSTPHDRFMALSLAVRDRLADRWVKTSRTYYEKDVKRAYYLSAEYLLGRALGNNLLNLGMYEAAAESMQEVGVDLTNLLEMEPDAGLGNGGLGRLAACFMESLATLAYPGMGYGIRYEFGIFTQDIVDGYQVERADEWLKFGNPWEIVRPEKAVPVRFFGRVEHHQGPDGRPVARWVGGKTVVGVPYDTPIAGYHNNTVNTLRLWQARASEEFDLLLFNAGDYERSVVEKNDSEVISKVLYPNDAFQAGKELRLKQQYFFVACSIADIVRRYLKNHTDFRDFSRKAAIQLNDTHPAIGVAELMRVLVDEKRLLWDEAWQITQETFGYTNHTLLAEAMEKWPATLFERLLPRHLEIIYEINSRFLRQVQIRYPYDQEKMRRMSLVEEGAEKKIRMAHLAVVGSHSVNGVAALHTDLLRRDVLTDFAAMNPERFNNKTNGVTPRRWLAWCNPRLSKLITSRIGDGWAMDLDQLTKLEAHAEDPEFRKAFRDVKRANKEDLARHIRDLRWVQLNPDAIFDVQIKRLHEYKRQLLNALHIVALWMKARRDPSTIIHPRAFIFGAKAAPGYHLAKLTIRLINGIAEVVNSDAGTTGLQVVFAPNYRVSLAERIIPAADVSEQISTAGMEASGTGNMKLMLNGALTLGTLDGANVEIRDAVGDENFFLFGLTADEVIARKREGYRPRDEYNQHQELREALDLISTGFFSPEDKHLFKPLVDSLLEEDRYLMLADFPSYMAKQEEVAHAYKDADAWARKCIINVARGGIFSSDRTIKQYAEEIWRIQQTPVDP is encoded by the coding sequence ATGGCCCCTCCTGCCTCCGCCTCCCAGCAGCCCCGCCCCGCCCAGCCGGCCACGACCGACGACAGCGGGCTTGGGAACGACGCGGCCAGCCTGCGCCGCTCCTTCCTCGACCACGTCCGTTACTCGCGCGGCAAGAACTACGAGTCCTCCACCCCCCATGACCGCTTCATGGCGCTGTCGCTCGCGGTGCGCGACAGGCTGGCGGACCGGTGGGTGAAGACGTCGCGCACGTACTACGAGAAGGACGTCAAGCGCGCCTACTACCTGTCCGCCGAGTACCTGCTGGGCCGAGCCCTGGGCAACAACCTGTTGAACCTGGGGATGTACGAAGCGGCCGCCGAGTCGATGCAGGAGGTGGGGGTGGACCTCACCAACCTGCTGGAGATGGAGCCGGACGCGGGCCTGGGCAACGGCGGCCTGGGGCGCCTGGCGGCGTGTTTCATGGAGTCGCTGGCCACGCTGGCCTACCCCGGCATGGGGTACGGCATCCGCTACGAGTTCGGCATCTTCACGCAGGACATCGTGGACGGGTACCAGGTGGAGCGCGCCGACGAGTGGCTCAAGTTCGGCAACCCGTGGGAAATCGTCCGGCCGGAGAAGGCGGTGCCGGTGCGCTTCTTCGGGCGCGTGGAGCACCACCAGGGCCCGGATGGCCGGCCCGTGGCGCGCTGGGTGGGCGGCAAGACGGTGGTGGGCGTGCCGTATGACACGCCCATCGCCGGGTACCACAACAACACCGTCAACACGCTGCGGCTATGGCAGGCGCGCGCCTCCGAGGAGTTCGACCTGCTGCTCTTCAACGCGGGCGACTACGAGCGCTCGGTGGTGGAGAAGAACGACTCGGAGGTCATCTCCAAGGTCCTCTACCCCAACGACGCGTTCCAGGCCGGCAAGGAGCTGCGGCTCAAGCAGCAGTACTTCTTCGTCGCGTGCTCCATCGCGGACATCGTCCGGCGCTACCTGAAGAACCACACGGACTTCCGGGACTTCTCCCGCAAGGCGGCCATCCAGCTCAACGACACGCACCCGGCCATTGGCGTGGCGGAGCTGATGCGCGTGCTGGTGGACGAGAAGCGCCTGCTCTGGGACGAGGCGTGGCAGATTACCCAGGAGACCTTCGGCTACACCAACCACACGCTGCTGGCCGAGGCGATGGAGAAGTGGCCGGCGACGCTCTTCGAGCGGCTGCTGCCGCGGCACCTGGAAATCATCTACGAAATCAACTCGCGGTTCCTGCGGCAGGTGCAGATCCGCTACCCGTATGACCAGGAGAAGATGCGGCGGATGAGCCTGGTGGAGGAGGGGGCGGAGAAGAAGATCCGCATGGCCCACCTGGCCGTCGTGGGCAGCCACAGCGTCAACGGCGTGGCCGCGCTGCACACGGACCTGCTGCGCCGGGACGTGCTGACGGACTTCGCGGCCATGAACCCGGAGCGGTTCAACAACAAGACGAACGGCGTGACGCCGCGCCGCTGGCTGGCGTGGTGCAACCCCCGCCTGTCCAAGCTGATTACGTCCCGCATCGGTGACGGCTGGGCCATGGACCTGGACCAGCTCACGAAGCTGGAGGCGCACGCGGAGGACCCCGAGTTCCGCAAGGCCTTCCGTGACGTGAAGCGCGCCAACAAGGAGGACCTGGCGCGGCACATCCGTGACTTGCGCTGGGTGCAGCTCAACCCGGACGCCATCTTCGACGTTCAAATCAAGCGCCTGCACGAGTACAAGCGCCAGCTCCTCAACGCGCTGCACATCGTGGCGCTGTGGATGAAGGCGCGCAGGGACCCGTCCACCATCATCCACCCGCGGGCGTTCATCTTCGGCGCCAAGGCGGCGCCGGGCTACCACCTGGCGAAGCTGACCATCCGGCTCATCAACGGCATCGCCGAGGTGGTGAACAGCGACGCGGGCACCACGGGCCTGCAGGTGGTGTTCGCCCCCAACTACCGGGTGAGCCTGGCCGAGCGCATCATCCCCGCCGCCGACGTGTCCGAGCAGATTTCGACCGCGGGCATGGAGGCGTCTGGCACCGGCAACATGAAGCTGATGCTCAACGGCGCGCTGACGCTGGGCACGCTGGACGGCGCCAACGTGGAGATTCGCGACGCGGTGGGCGACGAGAACTTCTTCCTCTTCGGCCTCACGGCGGACGAGGTGATTGCCCGCAAGCGCGAGGGCTACCGGCCGCGCGACGAATACAACCAGCACCAGGAGCTGCGCGAGGCGCTGGACCTCATCTCCACCGGCTTCTTCTCGCCGGAGGACAAGCACCTCTTCAAGCCGCTGGTGGACAGCCTCCTGGAGGAGGACCGCTACCTCATGCTGGCGGACTTCCCGTCGTACATGGCGAAGCAGGAGGAAGTCGCCCACGCCTACAAGGACGCGGACGCCTGGGCGCGCAAGTGCATCATCAACGTGGCGCGCGGCGGCATCTTCTCCTCGGACCGGACCATCAAGCAGTACGCCGAGGAAATCTGGCGCATCCAGCAGACGCCGGTGGACCCGTGA
- a CDS encoding Ig-like domain-containing protein, with amino-acid sequence MFRSPLALSRLLGLGVLCLGVVLVGCGGDSTSPIPLPVKVLPDAALSTVQVDRSEQVRADGVDRVTITVTVRQKDGSPLEGRTVRVEVSGDGNTVTQPADRTNAQGVATASVVSMRGGDKRVTASVDAEGGAVVLGARPVIGFTAQRASRLAFLAPSLSARAGAPIGGLDVEFRDAEGRLVPSATGEVTLSLAAGPGGASLGGTLRAQAVEGVARFPEVVLTRAGLGYQLKADTEGVEGAVSPSFDVTPAAAATVELTGLPATVMAGATHAADVTVRDAFGNVASGYRGTLSVQSSDAAATLPAAHAFTEADAGRFRFTGITLRQAGTQRVDVQDAAQEGLAGRQDVRVSAGPTAALAFARVPSRVSVRAALTDVVVVLQDAQGNRTPVGAPSVTLSLLPEGSGPLRGVTERAPVEGLVTFTNVHVDEEGRFQLQATADGLPPATSTDIDIVDDVFPAVPVLTASAATPDSVTVSWAAVGDDGDAGRAASQELRYSLSPILTDADFNLATPVGGLGAPAEPGTPESAILTGLTPGTNYHVALRVADNQGNAVRSTSLLVQTQVQGVARLGFSQQPVGGDAGGALPDIRVSLLDEDGQVVTSATSPVTLALEDEPGFTPVQVAAVAGVATFSGVVVEKAGTHRFIATATGLDPLPSDAFTIAPGEVVRLSLTGLVSPVAAGAANSVVVTAHDTYENVVTGYTGEVRFTSTDAEAELPGDYTFTAADQGQRTFTGVTLRSAGAQRVTVVDTARPELTATVEVEVSTGAVAALELSALPAEVAAGAAQSLTVTARDGYGNIVTGYTGTVRVESDDPEATLPADHTFVPGQDAGQYTFPVTLVTSGARSVTVRDVGNAGLTATVSTQVLAGPAALLTVELAAATTLAGEPLAATVSLRDAHGNLASEYRGTVHFEIPGDAQATVPADHAFTESDGGQRLFNVTFAAVGSRQLVVTDTVAPTLTGSAEVTVQPGLLSELAVEGPSEAIVAGELQSFSVTARDRFGNVLPDYTGTVQPTSSDPDAAPLSAYTYGGADQGTHAFDITFQTAGAQSVTFTDGDATLASTVDLSVAAGAPSQLVFLEAPESGDVRQPLAETRVALQDAFGNVADVTSPPVTLQLVGAPGVTLGGTLTVAPVAGVAVFNDLTLDQEGSFVLSATTESPSLPAVDVLVTITDNVAPAEPALSASLVDNTTVRLSWLATGDDGVLGNATRYELRYSAEPLDAQNFALATEVSTQAPQAPGQAEEVVHALPPDEAATWYFGLRVFDGANNGSTPVFASIEVPGPCGDLICEPRAPECDEDGVQRTTYAEACVVTAGLAECQYAETTEVCPGQDGVCIAGACDTAPAPVAGELVISEVMHRPDANTTEYIELTSTVDGPRDVANLRIRFDHGVGGETDFSVLTTGDRPLIVPGRGTFVLANNADVATNGGVPAQYGYGSTLFELGHEGHLFVEMGATVVDDVAYTASFPQTTGRSMNLSSVVVGTRASQHVWYWCDSDASLPGGGRGTPGGTNESCDVEITSPVDYCVIQYPKSFTEPIPAGSDAPVYSQFYEAQVSNRNQHGNDGFPHLVAELGYGTDAASPASWTWVAAEPNAGFTGPGNDDERVASLNIEAPGDYVYGFRYRFTQGPEAAQAWVYCDQSGVVAEGSTGNYGMVTVAVAVAPPVANHVVISEVSGGNGTGPADFVTRAARQPQNAQSPTEQP; translated from the coding sequence ATGTTCCGTAGTCCTCTCGCGCTCTCCCGGTTGCTCGGGTTGGGTGTGTTGTGCCTCGGCGTCGTGCTGGTGGGATGTGGTGGTGACTCGACGTCGCCCATCCCACTACCCGTGAAGGTGTTGCCTGACGCCGCTCTCTCCACGGTCCAGGTCGACCGGTCCGAGCAGGTGCGAGCGGATGGCGTGGACCGGGTCACCATCACCGTGACGGTGCGGCAGAAGGACGGCTCGCCCCTGGAAGGCCGCACGGTGCGGGTGGAGGTGTCCGGCGACGGCAACACCGTGACGCAGCCCGCGGACCGGACGAATGCCCAGGGCGTCGCCACGGCGTCCGTGGTGTCCATGCGGGGTGGCGACAAGCGGGTGACGGCCTCGGTGGACGCGGAGGGCGGCGCGGTGGTGCTGGGCGCGCGCCCCGTCATCGGCTTCACCGCGCAGCGGGCCTCGCGGCTGGCCTTCCTGGCGCCCTCGCTGTCGGCCCGGGCCGGCGCGCCCATTGGCGGGCTGGACGTCGAGTTCCGGGATGCCGAAGGCCGCTTGGTGCCGTCCGCCACGGGGGAGGTGACGCTCTCGCTGGCCGCGGGCCCCGGTGGGGCCTCCCTGGGGGGCACGCTTCGGGCGCAGGCCGTGGAAGGTGTCGCCCGCTTCCCCGAAGTGGTGCTGACGCGCGCGGGCCTGGGCTATCAGCTCAAGGCCGACACCGAAGGTGTCGAGGGCGCGGTCAGCCCTTCCTTCGACGTGACGCCGGCCGCCGCCGCGACCGTCGAGCTGACGGGGCTGCCCGCGACGGTGATGGCGGGCGCCACGCACGCCGCGGACGTGACGGTGCGGGACGCGTTCGGCAACGTCGCCAGCGGCTACCGCGGCACGCTGAGCGTGCAGTCCTCCGATGCCGCGGCCACGCTGCCGGCCGCGCATGCCTTCACGGAGGCGGATGCGGGCCGCTTCCGCTTCACGGGCATCACCTTGCGGCAGGCGGGCACCCAGCGCGTCGACGTGCAGGACGCCGCGCAGGAGGGCCTGGCGGGGCGGCAGGACGTGCGCGTCTCGGCCGGGCCCACCGCGGCGCTGGCCTTCGCGCGCGTGCCTTCGCGTGTGTCCGTGCGCGCCGCGCTGACGGACGTGGTGGTGGTGCTCCAGGACGCGCAGGGCAACCGGACGCCGGTGGGCGCGCCTTCGGTGACGCTGTCCCTGCTGCCCGAGGGGAGCGGGCCGCTGCGCGGTGTCACCGAGCGGGCGCCGGTGGAAGGGCTGGTGACCTTCACCAACGTGCACGTGGACGAGGAGGGGCGCTTCCAGCTTCAGGCCACCGCTGACGGGCTGCCGCCGGCCACGAGTACGGACATCGACATCGTCGACGACGTGTTCCCCGCCGTCCCGGTCCTCACCGCGAGCGCGGCCACGCCCGACAGCGTCACGGTGTCCTGGGCGGCGGTGGGCGACGACGGTGACGCGGGGCGGGCGGCGTCGCAGGAGCTGCGCTACTCGCTGAGCCCCATCCTGACGGACGCGGACTTCAACCTGGCGACGCCGGTGGGCGGCCTGGGCGCGCCCGCGGAGCCCGGCACGCCGGAGTCCGCCATCCTCACGGGCCTGACGCCGGGCACGAACTACCATGTGGCGCTGCGCGTGGCGGACAACCAGGGCAACGCGGTCCGCTCCACCAGCCTGCTGGTGCAGACGCAGGTGCAGGGGGTGGCTCGGCTCGGCTTCTCGCAGCAGCCGGTGGGCGGGGACGCGGGGGGGGCGCTGCCGGACATCCGCGTCTCCCTGCTGGATGAGGACGGGCAGGTCGTCACCTCGGCGACCTCGCCCGTGACGCTCGCGCTGGAAGACGAGCCCGGCTTCACGCCGGTGCAGGTGGCCGCGGTCGCGGGTGTGGCGACCTTCTCCGGCGTGGTGGTGGAGAAGGCGGGCACGCACCGTTTCATCGCGACGGCCACGGGCCTGGACCCCCTACCCAGCGACGCGTTCACCATCGCGCCGGGGGAGGTCGTCCGTCTGTCGCTCACGGGCCTTGTCTCGCCGGTGGCCGCGGGCGCCGCGAACAGCGTGGTGGTGACGGCGCATGACACCTACGAAAACGTGGTCACGGGGTACACCGGCGAGGTGCGCTTCACGTCCACCGACGCCGAGGCGGAGCTGCCTGGCGACTACACCTTCACCGCCGCTGACCAGGGACAGCGGACCTTCACCGGCGTGACGCTGCGGAGCGCGGGGGCCCAGCGCGTCACCGTGGTGGACACGGCGCGGCCGGAGCTGACCGCCACGGTGGAGGTGGAGGTGAGCACCGGCGCGGTGGCCGCGCTGGAGCTGAGCGCGCTCCCCGCCGAGGTGGCGGCGGGCGCGGCGCAGAGCCTCACCGTCACCGCGCGTGACGGCTACGGCAACATCGTCACGGGCTACACGGGCACGGTGCGCGTCGAGTCGGATGACCCGGAGGCGACGCTGCCCGCGGACCACACCTTCGTGCCCGGGCAGGACGCGGGGCAGTACACGTTCCCGGTCACGCTGGTGACCTCCGGCGCGCGCTCGGTGACGGTGCGGGACGTGGGCAACGCGGGGCTGACGGCGACGGTGAGCACCCAGGTCCTCGCGGGCCCGGCCGCCCTGCTCACGGTGGAGCTCGCCGCCGCGACGACGCTCGCGGGCGAGCCCCTGGCGGCCACGGTGTCGCTGCGCGACGCGCACGGCAACCTCGCCTCGGAGTACCGGGGCACCGTCCACTTCGAGATTCCTGGGGACGCACAGGCCACCGTGCCCGCGGACCACGCCTTCACCGAGTCGGACGGCGGCCAGCGCCTCTTCAACGTGACGTTCGCCGCGGTGGGCAGCAGGCAGCTCGTCGTCACGGACACGGTGGCGCCCACGCTGACGGGGTCCGCGGAGGTGACGGTGCAGCCCGGCCTCCTCTCGGAGCTGGCCGTGGAGGGGCCCTCCGAGGCCATTGTCGCTGGCGAGCTTCAGTCCTTCTCCGTCACCGCGCGTGACCGCTTCGGCAACGTGCTGCCGGACTACACGGGGACGGTGCAGCCCACGTCCTCGGACCCGGATGCGGCGCCCCTCTCCGCGTACACGTACGGGGGGGCGGACCAGGGCACGCACGCCTTCGACATCACCTTCCAGACGGCGGGCGCGCAGTCGGTGACGTTCACGGACGGCGATGCCACGCTCGCCAGCACGGTCGACCTCAGCGTGGCGGCGGGGGCTCCCTCGCAGCTCGTGTTCCTGGAAGCGCCGGAGTCTGGCGACGTCCGTCAGCCGCTGGCCGAGACGCGGGTGGCGTTGCAGGACGCGTTCGGCAATGTCGCCGACGTCACGTCGCCTCCCGTGACGCTCCAGTTGGTGGGCGCCCCGGGAGTGACCTTGGGCGGCACCCTGACGGTGGCGCCGGTCGCGGGCGTGGCTGTCTTCAACGACCTCACGCTGGACCAGGAGGGCAGCTTCGTACTCTCCGCGACCACGGAGTCTCCGTCGCTGCCGGCCGTTGACGTGCTGGTGACCATCACCGACAACGTCGCGCCCGCGGAGCCGGCGCTGAGCGCGAGCCTGGTGGACAACACCACGGTCCGCCTGTCGTGGCTGGCCACGGGGGATGACGGCGTCCTGGGCAACGCGACCCGCTATGAGCTGCGCTACAGCGCCGAGCCGCTGGACGCGCAGAACTTCGCGCTGGCCACCGAGGTGTCCACCCAGGCGCCCCAGGCGCCGGGACAGGCGGAGGAGGTGGTCCACGCCCTGCCGCCGGACGAGGCGGCCACCTGGTACTTCGGGCTCCGCGTCTTCGACGGCGCGAACAACGGCAGCACCCCGGTCTTCGCCTCCATCGAGGTGCCGGGCCCCTGCGGCGACCTCATCTGCGAGCCGCGCGCGCCGGAGTGCGACGAGGACGGCGTGCAGCGCACGACCTACGCGGAGGCGTGTGTGGTGACGGCGGGCCTGGCGGAGTGCCAGTACGCGGAGACCACGGAGGTCTGCCCGGGCCAGGACGGCGTCTGCATCGCGGGGGCGTGTGACACGGCGCCCGCGCCCGTGGCGGGGGAGTTGGTCATCAGCGAGGTGATGCACCGCCCCGACGCGAACACCACCGAGTACATCGAGCTGACCAGCACCGTGGACGGGCCGCGCGACGTCGCGAACCTGCGCATCCGCTTCGACCATGGCGTGGGCGGCGAGACGGACTTCAGCGTGCTGACGACCGGGGACCGGCCGCTCATCGTCCCGGGGCGGGGGACCTTCGTCCTCGCGAACAACGCGGACGTGGCCACCAACGGTGGCGTGCCGGCGCAGTACGGCTACGGGAGCACGCTCTTCGAGCTCGGACACGAGGGGCACCTCTTCGTCGAGATGGGCGCCACCGTGGTGGATGACGTGGCGTACACGGCCTCCTTCCCGCAGACGACGGGGCGCTCGATGAACCTGTCGTCCGTGGTGGTGGGCACGCGGGCCAGTCAGCACGTCTGGTACTGGTGTGACTCGGACGCGTCGCTTCCGGGCGGAGGCCGGGGCACGCCGGGCGGCACCAACGAATCCTGCGACGTCGAAATCACCAGCCCGGTGGACTACTGCGTCATCCAGTACCCGAAGTCCTTCACCGAGCCCATCCCCGCGGGCAGCGACGCGCCCGTCTACAGCCAGTTCTACGAGGCCCAGGTGAGCAACCGGAACCAGCACGGCAACGATGGCTTCCCGCACCTGGTGGCGGAGCTGGGCTACGGGACGGACGCCGCGTCACCGGCCTCGTGGACGTGGGTGGCGGCGGAGCCGAACGCGGGCTTCACCGGGCCGGGCAACGACGATGAGCGCGTGGCGTCCCTGAACATCGAGGCGCCGGGCGACTACGTCTACGGCTTCCGCTACCGCTTCACCCAGGGGCCCGAGGCGGCCCAGGCGTGGGTGTACTGCGACCAGAGCGGCGTCGTCGCGGAGGGGAGCACGGGCAACTACGGCATGGTGACGGTGGCGGTGGCGGTGGCGCCGCCCGTGGCCAACCACGTCGTCATCAGCGAGGTGAGCGGCGGCAACGGCACCGGACCCGCGGACTTCGTCACCCGGGCCGCTCGTCAGCCACAGAACGCCCAGAGCCCGACGGAACAGCCGTAG
- a CDS encoding YybH family protein: protein MSAGPASPPLTAGDDTGRRALEDVVRAFTDAFNRDDLDAVMAYFTPDALYETYDGKQCRGLAQVREAFEAQFRGDFGRIRFLTEDMVVDAPAGKVVLRWRCQHEVSARRGPRQLMYRLLYGQHFGWYGLDVLHWEAGRLREKRTYAQAGLPLVRRGRP from the coding sequence GTGAGCGCCGGGCCTGCCTCCCCTCCCCTGACGGCCGGGGACGACACCGGCCGGAGGGCCCTGGAGGACGTGGTGCGGGCCTTCACCGACGCCTTCAACCGCGACGACCTGGACGCGGTGATGGCGTACTTCACGCCGGACGCGCTGTACGAGACGTACGACGGGAAGCAGTGCCGGGGCCTCGCGCAGGTGCGTGAGGCCTTCGAGGCGCAGTTCCGCGGGGACTTCGGGCGCATCCGCTTCCTCACCGAGGACATGGTGGTGGATGCGCCCGCGGGCAAGGTGGTGCTGCGGTGGCGCTGCCAGCACGAGGTGTCCGCGCGCCGCGGTCCGCGGCAGCTCATGTACCGGCTGCTGTATGGCCAGCACTTCGGCTGGTACGGGCTGGACGTCCTGCACTGGGAGGCAGGGCGTCTGCGCGAGAAGCGGACCTACGCCCAGGCAGGGCTGCCCCTGGTACGGCGTGGGAGGCCTTGA
- a CDS encoding M3 family metallopeptidase produces the protein MSESQVPDAARLVTCPPAEFTRAGEEAMATARAGIAQLKALRPPYVTREVLELYDEATAALDDAGARASVARHAHPDAAMREAAEAAEQALETLSNDIRMDRGVYDVLAALDLSGEDAATRKWMEKVLREFRRAGVDRDDATRARVKALQEELVRIGQEFSRNIRQDTRTEALPPSALQGLPDDYVRAHPPGPDGKVRITTDYPDIVPFMTYSRDAQAREQMWRVFRQRGHPANGDVLQRMVSRRNELATLLGYRNWAAYATEDKMIRDEGAASDFIEKIAAASGARMERDYATLLERKRRDVPGAERVNPWDQAYLEDRVKAEQYAFDSQVVRPYYEYTRVKQGVLDLTARLFGVTYRRVPDAPVWHPDVEAYDVFEGARLRGRFYLDMHPRDDKYKHAAQFTLASGKSGRRLPEGVLVCNFPRPGAEPALLQHSDVETFFHEFGHLLHHIFGGHTRWAGVSGVRTEWDFVEAPSQMLEEWARDTASLQTFAKHYQTNEPIPADVVERMRRAEEFGKGLWVRQQMFYAALSLELYRRKPEGVDAVSLVRELQGKFTPFPYVEGTYFHLSFGHLDGYSSNYYTYMWSLVIAKDLFTVFQEKGLLSPEPAQAYRRAVLEPGGSDDAARLVSAFLGRDYDSRAYEEWLNQAA, from the coding sequence GTGTCAGAGAGCCAAGTCCCCGACGCCGCCCGCCTCGTCACCTGCCCACCGGCCGAATTCACGCGCGCCGGTGAGGAGGCCATGGCCACCGCCCGGGCGGGAATCGCCCAGCTCAAGGCCCTCCGTCCCCCCTATGTCACGCGTGAGGTGCTGGAGCTCTACGACGAGGCCACGGCCGCGCTCGATGACGCCGGGGCCCGGGCCAGCGTCGCCCGCCACGCGCACCCGGACGCGGCCATGCGCGAGGCCGCCGAGGCCGCCGAGCAGGCGCTGGAGACGCTCAGCAACGACATCCGCATGGACCGGGGCGTCTATGACGTGCTGGCCGCGTTGGACCTGTCCGGAGAGGACGCCGCCACGCGCAAGTGGATGGAGAAGGTGCTCCGCGAGTTCCGCCGCGCCGGCGTGGACCGGGACGACGCCACCCGCGCCCGGGTGAAGGCGCTCCAGGAGGAGCTGGTCCGCATCGGCCAGGAGTTCAGCCGCAACATCCGCCAGGACACGCGCACGGAGGCGCTGCCGCCGTCCGCGCTGCAGGGCCTGCCTGACGACTACGTGCGCGCCCACCCGCCCGGGCCAGACGGCAAGGTGCGCATCACCACGGACTACCCGGACATCGTCCCCTTCATGACGTACTCGCGCGACGCCCAGGCCCGCGAGCAGATGTGGCGTGTCTTCCGCCAGCGCGGCCACCCCGCCAACGGGGACGTCCTGCAGCGCATGGTCTCCCGTCGCAACGAGCTGGCCACGCTGCTGGGCTACCGGAACTGGGCGGCCTACGCGACCGAGGACAAGATGATTCGGGACGAGGGGGCGGCCTCGGACTTCATCGAGAAGATCGCCGCCGCGTCCGGCGCGCGCATGGAGCGCGACTACGCCACGCTGCTGGAGCGCAAGCGCCGCGACGTCCCCGGCGCCGAGCGCGTCAACCCGTGGGACCAGGCGTACCTGGAGGACCGCGTGAAGGCGGAGCAGTACGCCTTCGACTCGCAGGTGGTGCGGCCCTACTACGAGTACACGCGCGTGAAGCAGGGCGTGCTCGACCTGACGGCGCGCCTGTTCGGCGTCACCTACCGCCGCGTCCCGGACGCGCCCGTGTGGCACCCGGACGTGGAGGCCTACGACGTGTTCGAGGGCGCCCGGCTGCGTGGCCGCTTCTACCTGGACATGCACCCGCGCGACGACAAGTACAAGCACGCGGCCCAGTTCACGCTCGCCAGCGGGAAGTCGGGGCGGCGGCTGCCGGAAGGGGTGCTCGTCTGCAACTTCCCCCGTCCAGGCGCGGAGCCGGCGCTGCTCCAGCACAGCGACGTGGAGACCTTCTTCCACGAGTTCGGCCACCTGCTGCACCACATCTTCGGCGGCCACACGCGCTGGGCGGGCGTGTCCGGCGTGCGCACGGAGTGGGACTTCGTGGAGGCGCCGTCGCAGATGCTGGAGGAGTGGGCGCGGGACACCGCCAGCCTCCAGACGTTCGCGAAGCACTACCAGACGAACGAGCCCATCCCCGCGGACGTGGTGGAGCGCATGCGCCGCGCGGAGGAGTTCGGCAAGGGGCTGTGGGTGCGCCAGCAGATGTTCTACGCGGCGCTCAGCCTGGAGCTGTACCGCCGCAAGCCGGAGGGCGTGGACGCGGTGTCGCTGGTGCGCGAGCTCCAGGGGAAGTTCACCCCCTTCCCGTACGTGGAGGGCACCTACTTCCACCTCTCCTTCGGCCACCTCGACGGGTACTCGTCCAACTACTACACGTACATGTGGTCGCTCGTCATCGCGAAGGACCTGTTCACGGTGTTCCAGGAGAAGGGGCTGCTGTCGCCGGAGCCCGCCCAGGCCTACCGGCGCGCGGTGCTGGAGCCGGGCGGCTCGGACGACGCGGCCCGGCTGGTGAGCGCCTTCCTCGGCCGCGACTACGACTCCCGCGCCTACGAGGAGTGGCTCAACCAGGCGGCGTGA
- a CDS encoding TIGR02265 family protein produces MGFPTSDLEQRLAVIRPEDTVRGLIFNAVFNLAEKKLGAEAATRLREPFFKRSPVDFFSYPAVDALRLLYATSEALTPVYGAMEDAVRACGAAAVTHFFQSTVGQTLNRLIGKGDPKRLLSHAPTAYSTLVSYGRREYAVLGDKQVRLAFHGDMQPVQYHEGVLQEALSVIGCKSRVVGTPRGVSGADYVITWE; encoded by the coding sequence ATGGGTTTTCCGACGAGCGACCTTGAACAACGGCTGGCTGTCATCCGGCCTGAAGACACGGTGCGCGGGCTCATCTTCAACGCGGTGTTCAACCTGGCGGAGAAGAAGCTCGGCGCGGAGGCGGCCACGCGGCTGCGGGAGCCCTTCTTCAAGCGCTCGCCGGTGGACTTCTTCTCCTATCCGGCGGTGGACGCCCTGCGCCTGCTGTACGCCACGTCGGAGGCGCTGACGCCCGTCTACGGCGCCATGGAGGACGCGGTGCGGGCCTGCGGCGCAGCGGCCGTCACGCACTTCTTCCAGTCCACGGTGGGGCAGACGCTCAACCGGCTCATCGGCAAGGGAGACCCCAAGCGGCTCCTGTCCCACGCGCCCACCGCGTACTCCACGCTGGTGAGCTACGGCCGGCGTGAATACGCGGTGCTGGGGGACAAGCAGGTGCGCCTGGCCTTCCACGGGGACATGCAGCCGGTGCAGTACCACGAGGGCGTCTTGCAGGAGGCGCTGAGCGTCATCGGCTGCAAGAGCCGGGTGGTGGGCACGCCGCGTGGCGTGAGCGGCGCCGACTACGTCATCACCTGGGAGTAG